Proteins encoded in a region of the Herpetosiphonaceae bacterium genome:
- a CDS encoding response regulator: KQPMSGPRVLIIEDEVQMRRLLHTTLHGRGYQVETAATATRGLDLAATWHPDVIILDLGLPDRDGIEVCRRIREWSRVPIVVVSARDAEADKVLALDLGADDYLTKPFGMNELFARIRVALRHTLPPHTRDPIVRFGDVTIDVQRRQVLRAGQELHLTPTEYDLLRLFVINADRVLTQRHILREVWGPGYEDDAQTLRVFIAQLRRKIEPNPTQPTYIRTEVGVGYRFHLPPDSQD, translated from the coding sequence GGAAGCAACCGATGAGTGGACCCCGTGTGCTGATTATTGAGGATGAGGTGCAGATGCGGCGACTCCTGCATACCACGCTGCATGGACGCGGGTATCAGGTTGAAACCGCAGCAACCGCAACACGCGGGCTTGACCTCGCCGCCACCTGGCATCCGGACGTGATCATCCTCGATCTGGGCCTCCCCGACCGCGACGGGATTGAGGTGTGTCGGCGCATTCGTGAATGGTCGCGTGTCCCGATTGTGGTCGTGTCTGCGCGTGATGCTGAAGCCGATAAGGTGCTCGCCTTAGATCTGGGGGCGGACGATTATCTGACAAAACCGTTTGGGATGAATGAACTGTTCGCCCGCATCCGGGTCGCGCTGCGGCATACCCTACCGCCGCACACGCGCGATCCGATCGTCCGCTTTGGGGATGTGACGATCGACGTTCAGCGGCGTCAGGTGCTGCGCGCGGGGCAAGAGCTGCATCTCACCCCCACGGAGTATGATTTGCTGCGGTTATTCGTGATCAACGCCGATCGCGTGCTGACCCAGCGCCATATTTTGCGGGAAGTGTGGGGACCAGGCTATGAAGACGATGCCCAGACCTTGCGCGTCTTTATCGCCCAGCTCCGCCGCAAAATTGAACCCAACCCGACCCAACCGACCTATATCCGCACCGAGGTCGGAGTCGGCTATCGCTTCCACCTTCCCCCCGACAGCCAGGACTGA